One segment of Streptomyces sp. YIM 121038 DNA contains the following:
- a CDS encoding beta-ketoacyl-[acyl-carrier-protein] synthase family protein gives MSSSTRRAQSVAVTGIGISCALGTGAEHVWQAVQSGAHGIGKTERLDVSSLSCRYAGEVRSVPAGVRRVGMRPDRATRLALAAVQEAVEGARLSLADHDSYRVGVAVGTSVGGLEHGERFHWDVLKDGPGAAGRHRLTSYPLYTSADAISVAFQLRGPKVVLSNACAAGSNAIGYAVDAIREGRADIMIAGGVDVLDILSLAGFDSLNALDTEPCAPYSRSTGTSLGEGSAFLVLEAESLARGRGATVLGHVLGYATTSDAYHATAPDPAGNGAYRAMRRSLAQASLTPEDVDYVNGHGTGTPTNDKAETKAVADLFAPAAPVPMSSTKSQVGHMLGAAGAMEAATCVLALRDGVLPPTVNVAEPAGTARDLVANHARPQALDVVVSNSFAFGGNNCSLVLGRRPAPPADVPDHRVVITGAGPVTALGSGRQAFLDALRAGTSAVGAARLTDVSLSRTRRAAELDSAECRRHVDPAYARRLDQIGLLTLAASRLAVRDAGLRITKADAERVGMVFGTFSGPMQTVAQLSETIGTVGPHRVNPRLFPNSVMNAAAGHACLALQIRGPLSTLATGCVAGLSGLAYAADLVRRGEADVMLAVGADELTPLLHCGFDRLGLLSDDTVRPYADPAGGTVLGAGGAALVVESLEHALRRGATVLAEVKGHAMTSDAYRVAGNDPSGAAWAESFTRTLDHAGLAADDIGTVYGDARGTAAIDAAEAAAVSRVWQPGQVRLSNLSPYVGHVHSTTSLMSAVCAVETVRTGWSPDVPPPSTPGNVSTYLRAGAEAGRACLVTAANWGGTYASLVLAPYTGPAATARTAVG, from the coding sequence ATGAGCTCCAGCACACGGCGCGCGCAGAGTGTCGCCGTCACCGGAATCGGCATCAGCTGCGCGCTCGGCACCGGCGCGGAGCACGTCTGGCAGGCCGTACAGAGCGGTGCCCACGGCATCGGCAAGACCGAGCGCCTCGACGTGTCCAGCCTCAGCTGCCGCTACGCGGGCGAGGTGCGGTCGGTGCCCGCCGGGGTGCGGCGCGTCGGCATGCGACCCGACCGCGCGACGCGCCTCGCCCTGGCCGCCGTGCAGGAGGCCGTCGAGGGCGCGCGCCTGAGCCTGGCCGACCACGACTCCTACCGGGTGGGTGTGGCGGTCGGCACCTCCGTCGGCGGTCTGGAACACGGCGAGCGGTTCCACTGGGACGTCCTCAAGGACGGCCCCGGCGCGGCCGGGCGGCACCGGCTCACCAGCTACCCGCTGTACACCTCGGCGGACGCCATCAGCGTGGCCTTCCAGCTCAGGGGCCCCAAGGTGGTGCTCTCCAACGCCTGCGCCGCCGGGTCCAACGCGATCGGCTACGCGGTGGACGCCATCCGTGAAGGGCGCGCGGACATCATGATCGCCGGTGGGGTGGACGTGCTCGACATCCTCTCCCTCGCCGGATTCGACAGCCTCAACGCCCTCGACACCGAGCCCTGCGCCCCCTATTCGCGCAGCACGGGCACCAGCCTCGGCGAGGGATCCGCCTTCCTCGTCCTGGAGGCGGAGTCCCTCGCCCGGGGCCGCGGCGCCACCGTCCTCGGCCACGTCCTCGGCTACGCGACCACCAGCGACGCCTACCACGCCACGGCCCCCGACCCGGCCGGCAACGGCGCCTACCGCGCCATGCGCCGCAGCCTCGCCCAGGCCTCGCTGACTCCCGAGGACGTGGACTACGTCAACGGCCACGGCACGGGCACCCCGACCAACGACAAGGCCGAGACCAAGGCGGTGGCCGACCTCTTCGCGCCCGCCGCCCCGGTGCCCATGAGCAGTACCAAGTCCCAGGTGGGGCACATGCTCGGGGCCGCCGGAGCCATGGAGGCGGCCACCTGCGTGCTGGCGCTGCGCGACGGGGTCCTGCCGCCCACCGTCAACGTCGCGGAGCCGGCCGGCACCGCGCGCGACCTCGTCGCCAACCACGCCCGCCCGCAGGCTCTGGACGTGGTCGTCTCCAACTCCTTCGCCTTCGGCGGCAACAACTGTTCCCTCGTCCTGGGCCGTCGCCCGGCACCCCCCGCCGACGTGCCCGACCACCGCGTGGTCATCACCGGCGCCGGTCCCGTCACCGCGCTGGGCAGCGGCCGCCAGGCCTTCCTCGACGCGCTGCGCGCGGGGACCAGCGCCGTCGGGGCCGCCCGTCTGACCGATGTGTCCCTGTCCCGCACCCGCCGGGCCGCGGAACTCGACAGCGCCGAGTGCCGACGCCATGTGGACCCGGCCTACGCCCGCCGCCTCGACCAGATCGGCCTGCTCACCCTCGCCGCCAGCCGACTCGCCGTACGCGACGCCGGTCTGCGGATCACCAAGGCCGACGCGGAGCGCGTCGGCATGGTCTTCGGCACCTTCAGCGGGCCCATGCAGACCGTCGCCCAGCTCAGCGAGACCATCGGCACCGTGGGCCCGCACCGGGTCAACCCCCGGCTGTTCCCCAACTCGGTCATGAACGCGGCGGCCGGTCACGCCTGTCTCGCCCTGCAGATCCGCGGCCCCCTGTCCACCCTGGCCACCGGCTGCGTCGCCGGCCTCAGCGGCCTGGCCTACGCCGCCGACCTGGTGCGGCGCGGGGAGGCCGACGTCATGCTCGCGGTCGGCGCGGACGAGCTGACCCCCCTGCTCCACTGCGGCTTCGACCGCCTGGGCCTGCTCTCCGACGACACCGTCCGCCCCTACGCCGACCCCGCGGGCGGCACCGTCCTGGGCGCGGGCGGCGCCGCGCTGGTCGTGGAGTCCCTGGAGCACGCCCTGCGGCGCGGGGCGACGGTCCTCGCCGAGGTCAAGGGCCACGCGATGACCTCGGACGCCTACCGCGTCGCCGGGAACGACCCCTCCGGCGCGGCCTGGGCCGAGAGCTTCACCCGCACCCTCGACCACGCCGGCCTGGCCGCGGACGACATCGGCACCGTGTACGGCGACGCGCGCGGCACCGCCGCCATCGACGCCGCCGAGGCCGCCGCCGTGAGCCGGGTCTGGCAGCCCGGACAGGTGCGGCTGAGCAACCTCAGCCCGTACGTGGGGCACGTGCACAGCACCACCTCGCTGATGTCCGCGGTCTGCGCCGTCGAGACCGTCCGCACCGGCTGGAGTCCCGACGTCCCGCCGCCGTCCACGCCGGGGAACGTGAGCACGTACCTCCGGGCCGGTGCCGAGGCGGGCCGGGCCTGCCTGGTCACGGCCGCCAACTGGGGCGGTACGTACGCCTCCCTCGTCCTCGCGCCGTACACCGGCCCGGCGGCGACGGCCCGGACGGCGGTGGGGTGA
- a CDS encoding SDR family oxidoreductase, giving the protein MTAGSQVALVTGALGGIGRAVTEHFLARGMGVLVTDLDGEACRRAARDLNGSGGPGRALGCGLDVTEPEAWERATRLARRRFGRLTVLVNNAGALGHQPLEGTGEQEWARVVRVCQRGTFLGMKAVAPCLRSAGGGAIVNVASVYALVGSGASFAYHAAKGAVRAMTTAAAVELAPGGIRVNAVYPGMVATSMTSSAPATVVRRAVDATPLCRAARPEEIAAAVGFLASPAASYVTGAELVVDGGYTAR; this is encoded by the coding sequence ATGACCGCGGGCAGCCAGGTCGCCCTCGTCACGGGCGCGCTGGGCGGCATCGGCCGGGCCGTCACCGAGCACTTCCTCGCGCGCGGCATGGGCGTGCTGGTGACCGACCTGGACGGCGAGGCCTGCCGCCGGGCCGCGCGCGACCTGAACGGTTCCGGCGGCCCGGGCCGCGCGCTGGGCTGCGGGCTCGACGTCACCGAGCCCGAGGCGTGGGAGCGGGCGACCCGGCTGGCCCGGCGCCGCTTCGGCCGCCTCACCGTCCTGGTCAACAACGCCGGAGCCCTGGGGCACCAGCCGTTGGAGGGCACGGGCGAGCAGGAGTGGGCCCGCGTGGTCCGCGTCTGCCAGCGCGGCACGTTCCTCGGCATGAAGGCCGTGGCGCCGTGTCTGCGCTCCGCGGGTGGCGGCGCGATCGTCAACGTCGCTTCGGTGTACGCGCTCGTGGGCTCGGGCGCCTCGTTCGCGTACCACGCGGCCAAGGGCGCCGTCCGGGCCATGACGACCGCCGCGGCCGTCGAGCTCGCTCCCGGCGGGATCCGGGTGAACGCCGTCTACCCCGGCATGGTCGCCACCTCCATGACGAGCTCCGCCCCGGCAACGGTCGTACGGCGGGCCGTGGACGCGACACCGCTGTGCCGTGCCGCCCGTCCGGAGGAGATCGCGGCCGCGGTGGGCTTCCTGGCGTCGCCCGCGGCCTCCTACGTCACGGGCGCCGAGCTCGTCGTCGACGGCGGTTACACCGCCCGCTAG
- a CDS encoding MFS transporter — protein sequence MPPASSRRPWSVLAVLCTGFFAIVMDTTMVNAAVPVMIGEFGAGLGAALWVVNAYVLTYAALLITGGRLGDRFGPKRLYLAGLAVFTVAAGWCAAADSIRELIALRVVQGLGAALLTPQTSAFITVLFPPRLRGTAFGVWGGVIGLSAVAGPLAGGGLIAWAGWEWIFLAHVPLGCVAFVLAAVVVPDHRPRVPHGWDVTGTLLVTAGLAAFCYGLLEYGRPGGTASVAAGTWVGVGAVLLVCLLVQQRRTRGEPLVPRALYRRRAFVRVAAIGAGVHFAVVGTALPLLLYLQSVLGNDPLAAATITAPSALAVGVVAVVVGRWSQGARTARLLGVGVLVYAAGLALTVLCARPGVSAWQLLPPMLIADAGIGCTLAPVTAIAFQSVPPSLASGASGVLNTARQIGGVLGGVGVGALLRLRLSADLPAHTHATAEDLPSPLRAPFTDSLLRLSGDSLTRPPAPAGLSPREAGLFGDFTDAVFQQTFISAWRTTMALPIGVLLLCYVLSRRLPLESPLRIPPQGKGKKSPQHSQSS from the coding sequence ATGCCCCCTGCGTCTTCCCGCCGACCGTGGTCGGTCCTCGCGGTGCTGTGCACCGGCTTCTTCGCGATCGTCATGGATACGACGATGGTCAACGCCGCTGTCCCCGTCATGATCGGCGAGTTCGGGGCGGGCCTCGGTGCAGCGCTGTGGGTGGTGAACGCCTATGTCCTGACCTATGCGGCGCTGCTGATCACCGGCGGGCGGCTGGGTGACCGCTTCGGTCCCAAGCGGCTGTATCTGGCGGGCCTCGCGGTCTTCACGGTCGCGGCGGGCTGGTGCGCGGCGGCCGACAGCATCCGCGAGTTGATCGCCCTGCGCGTGGTGCAGGGCCTGGGTGCGGCTCTTCTGACGCCGCAGACCAGCGCGTTCATCACCGTGCTCTTCCCGCCCCGGCTCCGGGGCACGGCGTTCGGCGTCTGGGGCGGTGTGATCGGGCTCTCGGCCGTGGCGGGGCCCCTCGCGGGCGGGGGTCTGATCGCGTGGGCGGGCTGGGAGTGGATCTTCCTGGCCCATGTGCCGCTGGGCTGCGTCGCCTTCGTCCTGGCGGCGGTGGTCGTGCCGGACCACCGTCCGCGCGTCCCGCACGGCTGGGACGTCACCGGCACGCTCCTGGTGACGGCCGGTCTCGCGGCCTTCTGTTACGGGCTGTTGGAGTACGGCCGCCCCGGCGGCACGGCGTCGGTGGCCGCCGGGACCTGGGTGGGCGTCGGCGCGGTCCTGCTGGTCTGTCTCCTCGTGCAGCAACGGCGCACGCGGGGCGAGCCCTTGGTGCCGCGGGCCCTGTATCGGCGCCGCGCTTTCGTGAGGGTGGCGGCCATCGGTGCCGGGGTCCACTTCGCCGTGGTCGGCACCGCGCTGCCGCTGCTGCTCTACCTCCAGAGCGTCCTGGGCAACGACCCGCTCGCCGCCGCCACGATCACCGCTCCCTCCGCCCTCGCCGTCGGTGTCGTCGCCGTCGTGGTGGGCAGGTGGAGCCAGGGCGCGCGCACGGCTCGGCTGCTCGGCGTCGGCGTACTCGTCTACGCGGCGGGACTTGCGCTCACCGTCCTGTGCGCCCGACCCGGCGTGAGCGCATGGCAGTTGCTCCCGCCGATGCTGATTGCCGACGCGGGCATCGGCTGCACCCTCGCCCCGGTGACGGCCATCGCCTTTCAGAGCGTGCCCCCTTCCCTGGCGTCCGGCGCGTCGGGGGTGCTCAACACCGCGCGGCAGATCGGTGGCGTCCTGGGCGGGGTCGGCGTCGGGGCCCTGCTGCGCCTTCGGCTCTCCGCCGACCTGCCGGCGCACACCCATGCCACGGCGGAGGACCTGCCTTCCCCGCTGCGTGCGCCCTTCACCGACTCCCTGCTCCGCCTCTCCGGCGACAGCCTCACGCGGCCCCCCGCGCCGGCCGGCCTGTCCCCGCGCGAGGCAGGCCTCTTCGGCGACTTCACCGACGCCGTCTTCCAACAGACGTTCATCAGCGCCTGGCGCACCACGATGGCGCTTCCCATCGGCGTCCTGCTGCTCTGCTACGTGCTCAGCAGGCGTCTGCCGCTCGAATCCCCTCTCCGAATCCCACCGCAAGGAAAAGGAAAGAAAAGCCCTCAGCATTCACAGAGCTCCTAA
- a CDS encoding LuxR family transcriptional regulator, with product MTSADISGMRRDGFTLVGRERELEDLMTSLRGPPSVVMIEGEAGSGKSRLVREAELLLTASNTHVATGLCYPLREPFPYGPVLQAVGKAAEHLPQNCLLPPETGTLAAYLPDLAPHLDDSRQATSAMPERLRLVLGIRAVLRAVEPVVLVIEDMHWADEATRELLFLIAREPPGGLGLVLTYRAEDLPPTEPVLGNAYRRPIGVSGGEIRLQPLSAREVTALASDVVGRVAGHTLGRVLHRRSAGLPLVVEEDLLTLLDRRKRSTSQDAAQGLEQEVEFLGRSPAPRSLREAVHERLAELPESAARLVEAAAVLAVPAAQDVLAEVAGLAAEQATAALTQALHRSLLHESEPAKYAFRHVLAQQAVYGDLPGPQRIHLHQRAHGVLRGQPRPALVQIAHHTKALGDKQAWLREAEAAAREAVAMGDDGIASQLLHGILSEDGVRPEVRSRAALALSDIAHKFTRFAHHLAIMRRLVDDTTLPVQTRGRVRLTLAAVLVNHAGDKASYRELMKAVEELGPWPTLAASGMLSAIFYERTQTAAELDQWVARAESALQGCQDEARMAELEGAKLFLMSRKGDARLWELVDALPRTSPHPETRRQRLIALYNVGSNALNRGEDARAAAVLHEAAQLTADGVNPSLECFARTQLLRCDWFAGAWSGLEERLDELNTTCPDMAIAQREQALIGGSLAVCKGQWGTAMEHLEFARRAGERIGGAVCTLHAAAATAEVHLARDEPDKAWETLGPALRLLRSAGIWYKPLGTVQAAVRAGLATGHRAEAQDLVAEALAARGGYVAPAADAELCVARGVLEQSTDPASAARWFQQARDMWRTIGRPYFAARAAELLALCHSGPGAPAESASLDEALDTYSRLEATADLARCRHALRQAGAKRPATPGRRGYGEGLSPREIEVARLLAEGASNRDIAQALCLSVRTVEHHVARTLKKLRVVNRAEVSRALAAHLGDGPPR from the coding sequence GTGACTTCCGCGGACATCTCGGGGATGCGGAGAGACGGCTTCACCCTGGTCGGCCGCGAGCGCGAGCTCGAAGACCTCATGACCTCCCTGCGCGGCCCGCCCTCGGTGGTCATGATCGAAGGCGAGGCCGGATCCGGTAAGTCCCGCCTCGTCCGCGAGGCGGAACTGCTGCTGACGGCCTCCAACACGCACGTCGCGACGGGGCTCTGCTATCCGCTGCGCGAGCCGTTCCCGTACGGCCCCGTCCTCCAAGCCGTCGGCAAGGCGGCGGAGCACCTGCCCCAGAACTGTCTGCTGCCCCCCGAAACCGGCACGCTGGCCGCCTATCTGCCGGACCTGGCCCCCCACCTCGACGACTCCCGCCAGGCGACCTCGGCGATGCCCGAGCGCCTCCGGCTCGTCCTGGGCATCCGCGCCGTGCTGCGCGCGGTCGAGCCGGTGGTGCTGGTCATCGAGGACATGCACTGGGCGGACGAGGCCACGCGCGAACTGCTGTTCCTCATCGCCCGGGAACCCCCCGGCGGCCTCGGCCTCGTCCTCACCTACCGCGCGGAGGACCTGCCGCCCACCGAGCCCGTCCTGGGCAACGCCTACCGGCGGCCGATCGGTGTGTCGGGCGGCGAGATCCGGCTCCAGCCGCTCAGCGCGCGCGAGGTCACGGCCCTGGCCTCGGACGTCGTGGGACGCGTGGCGGGCCACACCCTGGGCCGGGTGCTGCACCGGCGCAGCGCCGGACTCCCCCTGGTGGTGGAGGAGGACCTGCTCACGCTCCTGGACCGGCGCAAGAGGAGCACCTCGCAGGACGCCGCCCAAGGGCTCGAACAGGAAGTGGAGTTCCTGGGCCGGTCACCGGCGCCGCGCTCCCTGCGGGAAGCCGTCCACGAGCGGCTGGCCGAGCTGCCGGAGTCCGCCGCCCGCCTCGTCGAGGCCGCGGCCGTCCTCGCGGTACCCGCGGCACAGGACGTCCTGGCGGAGGTCGCCGGACTGGCGGCCGAGCAGGCCACCGCCGCGCTCACCCAAGCCCTGCACCGCTCCCTCCTGCACGAGTCGGAACCCGCCAAGTACGCCTTCCGGCACGTCCTCGCGCAGCAAGCCGTCTACGGAGACCTTCCCGGCCCGCAGCGGATCCACCTGCACCAGCGGGCCCACGGCGTACTGCGCGGACAGCCGCGGCCCGCGCTCGTCCAGATCGCCCACCACACCAAAGCGCTGGGGGACAAGCAGGCGTGGCTGCGCGAGGCGGAGGCCGCGGCCCGCGAAGCCGTCGCCATGGGGGACGACGGCATCGCCTCCCAACTCCTGCACGGCATCCTCAGCGAGGACGGAGTGCGCCCCGAGGTGCGGTCGCGCGCCGCGCTCGCCCTCAGCGACATCGCGCACAAATTCACGCGCTTCGCGCACCACCTGGCCATCATGCGACGGCTCGTGGACGACACCACCCTGCCCGTCCAGACCCGCGGCCGCGTGCGGCTCACGCTCGCCGCGGTCCTCGTGAACCACGCGGGCGACAAGGCCTCGTACCGCGAGCTGATGAAGGCGGTGGAGGAGCTCGGACCGTGGCCCACGCTCGCCGCGTCCGGCATGCTCAGCGCCATCTTCTACGAGCGTACGCAGACCGCCGCCGAGCTCGACCAGTGGGTGGCACGGGCCGAGAGCGCCCTGCAAGGCTGCCAGGACGAGGCCCGGATGGCCGAACTCGAAGGCGCGAAACTGTTCTTGATGTCCCGCAAGGGCGACGCCCGCCTGTGGGAACTGGTCGACGCCCTGCCGCGGACCTCCCCGCACCCCGAGACGCGAAGACAGCGACTCATCGCCCTGTACAACGTCGGGTCGAACGCGTTGAACCGAGGGGAGGACGCGCGGGCGGCCGCGGTGCTGCACGAGGCGGCGCAGCTGACGGCCGACGGCGTCAACCCCTCCCTGGAATGCTTCGCCCGGACCCAGCTGCTGCGGTGCGACTGGTTCGCCGGAGCCTGGTCGGGCCTCGAAGAGCGCCTCGACGAGCTGAACACGACCTGCCCCGACATGGCGATCGCGCAGCGGGAACAGGCCCTGATCGGCGGGAGCCTCGCGGTCTGCAAGGGGCAGTGGGGCACGGCGATGGAGCACCTGGAGTTCGCCCGCCGCGCGGGCGAACGCATCGGCGGGGCCGTGTGCACCCTGCACGCCGCGGCCGCGACCGCCGAGGTCCACCTCGCCCGCGACGAGCCCGACAAGGCGTGGGAGACCCTCGGGCCCGCGCTCCGCCTGCTCCGGTCCGCCGGCATCTGGTACAAGCCGCTGGGCACGGTCCAGGCGGCGGTCCGCGCGGGCCTGGCGACCGGTCACCGCGCCGAGGCGCAGGACCTGGTGGCCGAAGCCCTGGCGGCACGGGGCGGCTACGTCGCACCCGCTGCGGACGCCGAACTCTGCGTCGCCCGTGGCGTACTGGAGCAGAGCACCGACCCCGCGAGCGCGGCCCGGTGGTTCCAGCAGGCCCGCGACATGTGGCGGACCATCGGCAGGCCCTACTTCGCCGCCCGGGCCGCCGAACTGCTCGCGCTGTGCCACAGCGGCCCAGGAGCACCGGCGGAGTCCGCTTCGCTCGACGAAGCGCTCGACACCTACAGCAGGCTGGAGGCCACCGCCGACCTCGCCCGGTGTCGGCACGCCTTGCGGCAGGCGGGTGCGAAGCGCCCCGCCACACCGGGGAGGCGCGGCTATGGGGAGGGCCTCTCACCCCGGGAGATCGAGGTGGCCAGGCTCCTCGCCGAAGGTGCCAGCAACCGCGACATCGCCCAGGCGCTCTGCCTCTCGGTGCGCACGGTCGAGCACCACGTCGCCCGGACCCTGAAGAAGCTGCGGGTCGTCAACCGCGCCGAGGTGTCCCGGGCCCTCGCCGCCCACCTCGGCGACGGCCCGCCCCGGTGA
- a CDS encoding ATP-binding protein, producing MTPFFDNRSNVALETRPVLSARSETGQARHPHGAEPPVAAPPGPAPHAEDGRTDRHYQRDRRRPGGFRALRLRLPAAADAVPGARHRVRRSVIEWGWGDQVDTVELLFCELLSNAVKHASTGSGAEETVEVCVRQGDASLIVTVDDSGSKGTPAVAGSPVDELAESGRGLLLVEAMASAWGCGRTRRGTRTWFLLDPAGSGPR from the coding sequence ATGACTCCGTTCTTCGACAACCGCAGCAACGTGGCACTGGAGACCAGGCCCGTGCTCAGCGCCCGCTCCGAGACCGGGCAGGCCCGGCACCCGCACGGCGCGGAGCCGCCGGTGGCCGCCCCTCCGGGCCCGGCGCCGCACGCCGAGGACGGCCGTACCGACCGGCACTACCAGCGAGATCGCCGACGGCCGGGGGGCTTTCGCGCCCTGCGGCTCAGGCTTCCGGCCGCCGCCGACGCGGTGCCCGGCGCCCGTCACCGGGTGCGCCGCTCCGTGATCGAGTGGGGCTGGGGCGACCAGGTGGACACCGTGGAGCTCCTGTTCTGTGAGCTGCTGTCCAACGCCGTCAAGCACGCGTCGACGGGTTCCGGGGCCGAGGAGACGGTCGAGGTCTGCGTCCGGCAAGGAGACGCCTCGCTCATCGTCACGGTCGACGACTCCGGTTCCAAGGGCACTCCCGCGGTCGCCGGCTCCCCCGTGGACGAACTCGCGGAGAGCGGTCGGGGGCTGCTCCTGGTGGAGGCGATGGCCTCCGCGTGGGGCTGCGGCCGGACCCGGAGGGGGACCAGGACGTGGTTCCTGTTGGACCCGGCCGGTTCCGGGCCCCGCTGA